One window of Saccharomyces mikatae IFO 1815 strain IFO1815 genome assembly, chromosome: 8 genomic DNA carries:
- the ATG7 gene encoding Atg7p (similar to Saccharomyces cerevisiae ATG7 (YHR171W); ancestral locus Anc_5.66), translating into MSSEKVLNYTPAFKSFLDTSFFHELSRLKLDVLKLDSTCQPLVVDLDLQNIPKSANQVPLFLTNRSFQEHSNRSGNEVPIQGKIFNFNVLDEFKNLDKQQFLYQRALECWEEGLKDINKCVFFVIISFADLKRYRYYYWLGVPCFRRPSSTVVHVRLEPNSAELCARYQKWFDINYSKWVCILDEDNNIVNYDKDIIEKTKVLAVRDTSTVENVPSAITKNFLSVLQHDVPSLIGLRLLIIRQNGGSFALNVTFVPGNPQLSSGNPDMKVSGWEKNMQGKLAPRVVDLSSLLDPLKIADQSVDLNLKLMKWRIVPDLNLDVIKNTKVLLLGAGTLGCYVSRALMAWGVRKITFVDNGTVSYSNPVRQALYNFDDCGKSKADIAAASLKRIFPLVNATGVELSIPMIGHKLVDEEAQHEDFDRLRTLIREHDVVFLLVDSRESRWLPSLLSNMEKKIVINAALGFDSYLVMRHGNRDEDPSKRLGCYFCHDVVAPTDSLTDRTLDQMCTVTRPGVAMMASSLAVELMTSLLQCKNSGSETTVLGEVPHQIRGFLYNFSTLKLETPAYEHCPACSPKVIEAFTDSGWQFVKKALENPLYLEEISGLSIIKQEVELLGDDVFEWEDDKFDEIV; encoded by the coding sequence ATGTCCTCTGAAAAGGTGTTAAATTATACGCCAGCTTTCAAATCGTTTCTGGATACATCTTTCTTCCACGAGCTGTCGAGATTGAAGCTCGATGTTCTGAAGTTAGATTCGACGTGCCAACCGCTTGTTGTAGATCTagatcttcaaaatattcccAAATCTGCAAATCAGGTTCCACTATTCTTAACCAACAGAAGTTTTCAGGAACACAGTAATAGGTCTGGTAATGAAGTGCCCATACAAGGCAAGATTTTCAACTTCAATGTATTAGACGAGTTTAAAAACTTGGACAAACAACAATTTTTGTATCAAAGAGCTTTGGAGTGCTGGGAAGAAGGTTTGAAAGATATCAATAAATGTGTTTTCTTTGTGATTATCAGTTTTGCTGACTTAAAAAGGTACAGGTACTATTACTGGTTAGGTGTTCCTTGTTTTCGAAGGCCCTCTTCGACTGTAGTACATGTGCGGCTAGAGCCAAATTCAGCAGAGCTTTGCGCAAGGTATCAAAAATGGTTTGATAtcaattattcaaaatggGTCTGTATATTGGATGAAGATAATAACATAGTAAATTATGATAAGgatattattgaaaaaactaaagTTCTAGCGGTGAGAGACACAAGTACAGTAGAAAACGTCCCCTCAGCTATAACGAAAAACTTCCTCAGTGTACTACAACATGATGTTCCTAGCTTGATAGGTCTCAGATTACTAATTATTAGGCAGAACGGAGGGAGTTTTGCATTAAATGTCACATTTGTCCCCGGTAACCCACAGTTATCATCAGGTAACCCAGATATGAAGGTTTCTGGGTGGGAAAAGAATATGCAGGGAAAACTGGCACCACGAGTTGTTGATTTGAGCTCTTTGCTGGATCCTTTGAAGATTGCAGATCAATCAGTGGATTTGAATTTAAAGCTGATGAAATGGAGAATTGTTCCTGACCTAAACTTGGATGTCATCAAGAATACAAAAGTATTACTACTAGGTGCTGGCACACTGGGTTGCTATGTTTCACGTGCATTAATGGCATGGGGTgtaagaaaaataacattTGTGGACAACGGTACGGTTTCATATTCAAATCCAGTAAGGCAAGCATTATATAATTTCGATGATTGTGGCAAATCAAAGGCAGATATTGCGGCTGcaagtttgaaaagaatattccCCTTAGTAAATGCTACGGGTGTAGAATTAAGTATTCCTATGATTGGTCATAAACTAGTTGACGAAGAAGCCCAACatgaagattttgatagGTTAAGAACGTTAATAAGAGAGCACGACgttgttttcttattagtgGACTCTCGAGAAAGCAGATGGCTACCGTCATTATTGAGTAacatggaaaaaaaaatagttaTCAATGCCGCTCTAGGTTTCGATAGCTATTTAGTTATGCGGCATGGAAATAGAGATGAGGACCCTTCAAAAAGGTTAGGTTGTTACTTCTGTCACGATGTGGTGGCACCAACTGACAGCTTGACTGATAGGACTTTGGACCAAATGTGCACAGTAACCAGGCCAGGGGTTGCTATGATGGCCTCTTCTTTGGCCGTCGAATTGATGACTTCCTTACTACAGTGTAAAAACTCAGGCTCAGAAACAACTGTTTTAGGAGAAGTACCTCATCAAATACGTGGCTTTTTgtataatttttctacCTTGAAATTGGAAACTCCAGCGTACGAGCATTGCCCAGCATGCAGTCCCAAAGTTATTGAGGCATTTACGGACTCAGGTTGGCAATTCGTAAAAAAAGCACTGGAGAACCCACTTTACCTCGAGGAAATTAGCGGGTTATCAATTATAAAGCAAGAGGTTGAACTACTAGGTGATGATGTTTTTGAATGGGAAGATGATAAATTCGATGAGATCGTTTGA